A single region of the Liolophura sinensis isolate JHLJ2023 chromosome 9, CUHK_Ljap_v2, whole genome shotgun sequence genome encodes:
- the LOC135475855 gene encoding uncharacterized protein LOC135475855, which translates to MDASATRYDKGGPLEDLLSPDGETNNWLAHNIRCVDEDYISAVVVAEWKANVEPVTYRYVPNNGSYRKTKNLKRDDTTFERKVPLSWHQRKLQKEIQRDLKRGLTLQRPLISKPEAENVASRNGQLNRERSKSDVTLEYNAARAHQRLSPVLLPALDDSLVLHAVNDKFIETFTSRLSALDEEIQRDAKLYRKSRPEDELKGAFTRARIKDSRVAPLGAEALTNETFSIKPLRGRPQLRPLEKVTPQQRITEDLGKMAVAQLKYTTVSKGEIQNVPMDNNIFNASNARLLQNVHYKLSGEAVDGADEEEVAALTKAITATKVIPNNKYSITKLLSTKKSRKNSDKDSVLSEKLLASPRITTHVDKDYNSNTHRKEETLDGEFFSGISGKHMAVPLAFNG; encoded by the coding sequence ATGGATGCATCAGCAACCAGATATGACAAGGGTGGCCCGTTGGAAGATCTGCTGTCTCCGGACGGAGAAACCAACAACTGGTTAGCACATAACATCCGCTGTGTGGATGAGGATTATATTTCAGCAGTTGTCGTCGCAGAGTGGAAAGCCAATGTGGAACCGGTCACATACAGGTACGTACCAAATAATGGGTCCTAccgtaaaacaaaaaacttaaAACGAGATGACACAACATTCGAGAGAAAGGTGCCTCTTAGTTGGCATCAGAGAAAACtacaaaaagaaattcaaagAGACCTGAAAAGAGGTTTGACTTTGCAAAGGCCGCTGATATCTAAACCGGAAGCCGAGAATGTTGCCAGCAGGAATGGACAACTGAACCGGGAGAGATCTAAATCAGATGTGACCTTGGAATACAATGCCGCCAGGGCACACCAAAGACTATCGCCGGTTTTATTGCCCGCATTAGACGACTCATTAGTGCTTCACGCTGTCAATGACAAATTCATTGAAACTTTCACCTCAAGACTGTCCGCACTGGATGAGGAAATCCAACGTGACGCGAAATTGTATCGAAAGTCTCGACCGGAAGACGAGCTAAAGGGGGCTTTTACCCGGGCGAGGATCAAGGATTCCAGAGTGGCACCGCTGGGAGCAGAGGCTCTCACTAACGAGACCTTTTCCATTAAACCCCTTAGAGGTAGGCCCCAGCTTCGACCCCTTGAAAAAGTCACACCTCAGCAGCGTATCACGGAGGATTTGGGAAAAATGGCCGTGGCACAGTTGAAATACACCACCGTGTCTAAAGGAGAGATTCAGAACGTTCCAATGGACAACAACATCTTCAATGCCTCTAATGCCCGTCTATTACAGAACGTTCACTACAAACTGTCTGGAGAGGCGGTCGATGGAGCAGACGAAGAGGAGGTAGCGGCGCTGACCAAGGCCATAACCGCAACCAAAGTTATTCCCAACAACAAGTACTCCATCACAAAACTCCTGTCCACTAAAAAGTCTCGCAAAAACTCGGACAAAGATTCCGTCTTGAGTGAGAAACTTCTAGCTTCTCCGCGGATCACAACTCACGTCGATAAAGATTACAATTCTAACACACATCGCAAAGAAGAGACTTTAGATGGAGAGTTTTTCTCTGGAATTTCTGGGAAACACATGGCCGTGCCTTTGGCGTTTAATGGATGA